TCGCGGAGGAGATCGCCCGGCGCGGCCACCGCCACCGGGCGGAGGTGGTGACGCTGGAACGGATCCCGCTGCCGCCCGACCTGCGCCTGTCCTTCGAGAGCGGCGACGTCACGGAGGTGTTCCACTCCGTCGTCGTGCATTACGAGAACGACCTCGCGGTGCAGCTCGAGGAGCGCTTCGTCAACCCGCTGCTGGTCCCCGACTACGGCGCGCAGGACTTCGGCCGCATGACGACCTACGATTATCTCGTCAGCGTGACCCCGATCACCGAGCTGGAGCATGTCATCTCCGCCATCTCCGCCGACGCGGCGATCGCGGCCCACCTGCACATCGCGCCGGGCGCGCCCTGCCTGCTGCTCCACCGCCGCACCTGGTCGGGCGACCGGGTGGCGACCGTCAACCGCCTGATCTATGCCGGCGACCGCTACGCGCTGGGCAGCCGCCGCAAGACGGGGCGGTGAAGGGGAGGGTCCGCCTCGCGCTATATCGATATTGTACGCCTCCCGTCGCCCTCTCGGACGGCCATGACCTGTCACGCTTCGATTGCGGGACGCCGGCCCTCAATGACTGGCTGCGCAAGCGGGCGCTGAAAAGCCATCAATCCGGTGGCTCCCGCGTGTTCGTCCTCTGTCACGGCCGCGACGTCATCGCCTGTTACAGTCTGGCGATGGGGCCGTGTTCCATGATTGCGCCACCGGAAAGGTCAGGCGGAACATGCCGGATCCGATACCGGTCGTGATCGTCGGGCGGCTGGCGGTGGATGTCCGTTGGGCGGGACAGGGACCCGGCTCGTCGCTGCTGCGCGATGCCGCCTTGAAGGCTCTCAAGGCAGCCGAACTTGCCGGGGCGCGTGCCCGGGATCAGAAGCTGTTCCGCTCGTGATAGGTCTGGAGGAACTGGCGCACGCGCGGTTCGGCGGATTCGTGGAAGACGTGGGTCGGGGTGCCGTATTCGACGATCCGGCCGCCGTCCAGGAAGGCGACGCGGTCGGCGACATGGGCGGCGAATCCCATCTCGTGCGTCACCACAACCATCGTCATGCCGTCGGCGGCAAGGTCGCGCATCACCTGCAGCACTTCGCCCACCAGCTCGGGGTCGAGCGCCGAGGTCGGCTCGTCGAACAGGATGACGTGCGGCTCCATGGCGACGACGCGGGCGATGGCGACGCGCTGCTGCTGGCCGCCCGACAGGCGGTTCGGGTAGGCATGCATCCGCTCCGCCAGTCCGACGCGCGTCAGCACCGCCTCGGCCCGGCTCTTCGCCTCGGCCGCCGGCAGGCCGCGCACCTGGACCAGCGCCTCCGCGACATTCTCCAGCGCCGTCATGTGCGGCCACAGGTTGAAGTGCTGGAACACCATGCCGACGTTGCGCCGCAGCTCGCGGAGCTGGCGGTTCGGCACGCGGCGGCGCGGCGTCTCCTCGGTGTAGCCGACCAGCCGGCCCTCGATGCGGATCTCGCCCGCGTCGTAGGTCTCCAGGAAGTTGATGCAGCGCAGCAGCGTGCTCTTGCCCGAGCCGCTGGGGCCGATCAGGCAGACGACCTCGGAGCGGTTGACCGTCAGCGAGACGTTGCGCAGCACCTGCGTCTGGCCGAACGACTTGCTGACGTTGGCGATCTCGATCATCGGGGTCGCGGTCGGGTCCGTGGCCTTGGCGGCGGGCACCGTGGCGGCGTTCTGGTCGGAGGCGGCGGACATCAGGCGGTGGTCCCTGGCTTGGCGGACAGATAATGGGTCAGGCGGGCCTCGACGCGGCGGGCGAGGCGCGACAGCACCTCCACCAGCAGCCAGTAGAAGACCGCCATGACGAAGATGGTCTCGAAGCTGGCGAAGGTCTCGGCCGCCATGGTCTGGGCCTCGTACATCAGCTCCGGCACGGTCAGCAGCGACAGGACGACCGTCTCCTTGGTCAGGATGATCATCATGTTCACCAGCGTCGGCAGGATCTGGACGAGCATGGTCGGCATCACGATGCGGCGCAGGATCGCCCCCGGCGGCATGCCGAGGCTTTCCGCCGCCTCGACATAGCCGCGCGGCACGGCCAGGAAGCCGCCGCGGAAGATCTCCGCGAAATAGGCGCTGCCGTAGATGCCCAGCCCGACGATGCCCGCACTCGTCGCCTCGAGCTGCAGCCCGAACGACGGCCCACCATAGTAGAGCAGGAAGAGCTGCACCAGGAAGGGCGTGCCCCGCACCACCTCGATGTAGGCGCGCAGGACGGCGTTCAGCGGCGCCCAGCCCAGGCGCTGCAGCAGCGCGATGACGAAGCCGATGACGATGCCGAGCGCCGTGCCGGACGCCCAGCACAGCACGGTCATGCCGAAGCCGCTCAGCAGCGACGGCCCGTAGCGGGAGATGAGGTCCATGTCCATGGAATGCTCCTGCGTCCCGTCAGGCCGTCTTCAGGCGGCGTTCGGCGTAGCTGCCGAGCAGGGCGAGGCAGCCGTTGATCACCAGATAGATCAGCCCGGCCATCGCGTACATCTCCAGATGGCGGTAGGTGGTCGCGGCGGCGGTCTGGCTGACGCGGGTCAGCTCCGCCACCCCGACGACGGAGATCAGCGAGGAGGCCTTCAGCAGCAGGATCAGCTCGTTGACCAACGCCGGGATGGAGATGCGGAAGGCCTGCGGCAGCAGGATGCGCCGCCAGATCCGGCTCTCCGAGAAACCCAGCGCCAGCGCCGCCTCGCTCTGCCCGTGCGGGATGGCGTTCAGCGCACCGCGGTAGATCTCCGACACATAGGCGCCCGACGCCAGCCCCAGCGCGGCGATGGCGGCGACCAGCGGCGGGACGTTGATGCCGATCAGCGGCAGCATGTAGTAGATCAGCAGAAGCTGGATCAGCAGCGGCACGCCGCGGAAGAAGCTGACATAGACGGCGCCGACCAGATCGCCCGCCCGCCCGCCGGACAGCCGCATGACGCAGGTCAGCGCGCCGATGATCTGGCCCAGCAGGATGCCGGCCAGCGACACGGCGATGGTCATGCCCGCGCCCTTCAGCAGGAAGGGCAGGTTGTTGGCAAGGACGGTGAAGCTCATCACCGGAGGGTTCCTGCGGTCGTGCGGGGGGGACGGCGGAAGGGCTCCGCCGTCCGGATGTCATCGATCGCGATCGGACGCGCCGCGATCAGAAGGAGGGCTCGGGAACCGTCGTCGGCAGCTCCGACGTGGCGCCCAGCCACTTCTTGTGGATCGCCGCCATGCGGCCGTCCTTGTTGATCTTCGCCAGCGCCTCGTTCACCGCGGCGACCAGCGAGGCGTCCTCCTCGCCCTTGCGGCCGACCCAGGAGAAGTAGGTCGGCTTGCCGAAGGGCGGCAGCACGACGCCGAAGGTGTCCGGCCGCTGGGCGGCGGCATAGGACAGGTTCGGCAGCGAGTTGACCGAGGCGTCGACGCGGCCGGCCGCCAGCTCCGCATAGGACTGGTTGCTGTCGACATACTCCTTGAACTCGACCTTCAGGCCCTTGGCCGCGGCGAATTCCTTGATCTGGGCGAGCTGCGAGGTGCCCTTGCCGCCGCCGACCTTCTTGCCGTTGATGTCCTCCGGCTTGGTGATCGAGGCGTCGCCTGCGCGCTTCATCAGGGCGGCCGTCGCCTCGGAGATCGGAATGGTGAAGGCGTAGCGCGCCATGCGCTCCTTGGTGATGGTCACCGGCGCGATCACCAGATCGAACTTCTTGGCCTCCAGGCCGGGCAGCACGCTGGTCCAGGGCAGGTCGAGATACTCGGCCTTGACGCCCATCTCCTTCGCCACCTCGTCGATCAGCTCGCGGTCGATGCCCTTGTAGGTCTCGCCCTCGATCATGTCGAAGGGCGGGAACTGCATCTCGGTCGCGACCTTCAGCACGCCGGCGGCCTTGACGTTGGCGAGCGTGTCGGCCTGCGCGGCCGGTGCCGCCGACAGCACGGCGGCCACCGCCACCGCGGCGGTCAGCGCGGCCTTCAGGCCGCTGCGGCGGGTCATGGAACGGAACATCGTGAAGGCCCCCATCTTGTACGACATAGTCTCGCCACTCCCTGTTCTATGGTTGCTGCATTCTGTGCTTGAGGTCCAGGCTGCCCGCCGGGAGCCCGCGCCGCGCCGGCCGCCTCCGGGGGCGGGCGGTCAGGCCGCATCCTCCCGGTTCAGTTCCGCCACGATCGCCGGCTCGGAGGTTCCGCTGAGGACGAAGCGCTCGCCGACCGCGGTCAGGTAAACCAATGTGACCGGCATGCCAAGATGCATGGTGCGGCGCTCCACCACCAGACAGGCCGTGCCGCGGTCGATGTTCAGCTTTTCCGCCACCTCCGCCGATGCGGCGACGGCGCGGGCGATGTGCTGGGCGGTCGACCAGGGGACATGCTGCGACAGCCAGCGGCCGGGCGGCACGTCGCGGAAGTCCTCCTCCGCCGCGTCGGGCACGGCGTCCAGGTTGATCCATCGCCGTTCGAGCTGCAGCGGCACGCCGTCGCCCAGATGCAGGCACTCGACCGACAGCAGCGGCGCCTCCGCCGCGACGTCCGGCCAGTGCGTGCCGTTGCGGCCGTTCGCCACCGTCTCGCGGCGCAGGATCCGGTGCTCGTAGAGGCCGCCCCAGCCGGCCACCACCTCGCCGATGTCGGGGATCGGCAGCACGAAGCCGCCCTGGCGCTGGGCGGCGACGAAGGTGCCGGCCTTGCGCCGCCGTACCAGGAACCCCTCGCGCGCCAGCATGCCGATCGCCTTGTGCGCGGTCTGGCGCGACACCCCGTAATGGGCGGCGATCTGCTCCTCGCCGGGCAGCCGTTCGCCGACCGCCAGCCCGCCGCGCAGGATCTGCCGGGCGAGCGCGCGCTTCAACTGGGTGAAGAGCGGCCCTTTCCCGTCCAGACGCTCCGCAAGGCGCGGGGCCGGCTTGCCGGTCATCGTCCCGCCGCTCCGCCGCCGGCCTGCGCCTGCCCGGTTGCCTGGATGGACTGGCGGTGCCGCTTGGACTCGGCGATGCGGTTCTGGATGTGGTCGCCGGCCTGGATCGGCGGAAAGTTCGGCGCGTCGTCGAGGTCGAGCGCCGCCAGCAGTTCCCGCGAATCGACCAGCGCCGTGTAGGTCGGGTCGTAGAAGGTGGCGATGGACAGCCGCTCCTGCCCGCTGCGGTTGACCACGCGGTGCGGCGTCGACTTGAAGCGCCCGTTGCTCCAGCGCTCCAGCAGGTCGCCGACATTCACGACGAAGCTGCCGGCCATCGGCGGTGCCGGCACCCAGGCGCCGTCCAGCCGTTGCGCCTCCAGCCCGCCGGTGCCGTCCTGGTACAGCAGCGTGATGCAGCCATAGTCGGTGTGCGGGGCGACGCCATACTGGTCCTCGCCCATCTCCGCCGGCTGCGGCGGGTAGTAGATCGCCTGCGTCCGCTGCATCGGCTTGGCGTAGCGCGCGTCGAAGAAGGACTCCGGCAGGCCGAGCGCGAGCGCCACGCCGCGCAGCAGCCGCGCGCCGCATGCGCCGGTCTCCCGGTAGTAGGCCTCCATCGCCGGCCGGAAGCCGGGCGGGCCGTCGGGCCAGCGGTTGGGGCCGCGCAGGGGCTGGCCGGCCAGCACGTCCGGATCGGTCTCCGGCAGGTCCAGCCCCATCTGGAAGAACTCTTTGAAGTCCGGCCGGCTGGCGCCGTACATCAGCGCGCCGCCGATGGCGTGCCAGCCGCGGAAGCGGGCATCCGCCGCCGCCCCGGCCTTCGCCTCGGCCGGTTGGCGGAAGAACAGCCTCGCCTCGGCGAGCGCCGTGTCGATGACCTCCTGCGGCACACCATGGCCGGTGATGTAGAAGAAGCCGGTCGTGCCGCAGGCTTCGGCGATCCGTTCACCGACCTCCCGCCTGTCGGCGAAGTCGGGGGAGCACAGGGCGGCGACGTCGATGATGGGAAGACCTGGATCAGACATATCGCATCTCTCCCAGGATCATGCCGCAAGCGGATTTTCTTGAGGAAATCCGTCAGGAAGCGGTGCCTCACGCTGTTGGGGCAAATGTTATGTACGTACAAAAACCATGTCAACACGCAAAGCCGCTTTTTTGTCCATCGCAGAACTATGCATAGTTTTTGTGCGTAGCTGATCACGGGATTTGCAGCGGGATGGTGAAGAACGCGTCATCGCGCTGTTGAGTCCGTATGATGGCCGAGCCGCCAGGGACCGCGCCCCATGCCCCACATCGTGCTGCTCGGCGACTCCGTCTTCGACAACACCGCCTATGTCGGCGGCGGCCCGGACGTGATCCGGCTGCTGCGGGAACGGCTTCCGGCCGGCTGGCAGGCGACGCTCTGCGCGGTGGACGGGGCGGTCACCGGCAGCGTGGCGCGGCAGCTCGACCGCCTTCCCGCCGATGCGACCCATCTGGTGCTCAGCGCCGGCGGCAACGATGCGCTGGGCCATGCGCGGGTGCTGGACGAGGGGGCGCGCTCGGTCGCCGGGGCGGTCGTCCAGCTCGCCCAGGTGCGCGAGCAGTTCCGCGACGACTATGCCGCCATGCTCGACGGCGTGCTGGCGCGCGGGCTGCCGCTGGCGGTCTGCACCATCTACGACGCACGCTATCCCGACCCGGTGCGGCAGCGGCTGGTCGTCACCGGCCTGTCGCTCTTCAACGACATCATCACCCGCGCCGCCTTCTCGCGCGGGCTGCCACTGCTCGACCTCCGGCTGATCTGCGACGATCCCGGCGACTACGCCAACCCGATCGAGCCGTCGGTGCAGGGCGGCACCAAGATCGCCAGGGCGATCCTGCGGCTGATGACGGCGCATGACTGGTCCTCGCCGCACAGCAGCGTGATCGCCCGCTGATCCGGCGTCCTCCGCAGCGGCTTTTCCCTGGAGTACTCCATATTGTATGTACATAATCCCTGCAGTTCAGGCGACCGCCGGGTTCCGCCGTCCGCAGGGAGTGAGAGGGTATGGAGGTCTTCGGGTTCCGCGCCGCGCGCCGGCCGGTGCTGGTCAGCATGCCGCATGTCGGCACCGCCCTGCCGGACGGCTTCGCCGACCGGCTGGTTCCCGCGGCGCGCGGCCTGTGCGACACCGACTGGCACCTGCCGCAGCTCTATGATTTCCTGGAGGATCTCGGCGTCGGGCTGATCCAGGCGCGCTACTCGCGCTTCGTCATCGACCTCAACCGGCCGAGCGACGACACGCCGCTCTACAGCGGCGCCACAACCGGCCTCTGCCCCTCCACCCTGTTCGACGGCCAGCCCCTCTACCTGCAGGGCGCCGAGCCCGACAAGGCGGAGGTCGCCCGGCGGGTGGAGACCTACTGGCGGCCCTACCACGAGGCCCTGACCGCGGAGATGACGCGGCTGCGCGAGCGGTTCGGCCGGGCGGTGCTGTTCGACGCCCACTCCATCCGCTCGGTCGTGCCGCGCCTGTTCGAGGGGCGGCTGCCCGACCTCAACCTCGGCACCAACGACGGGCGCAGCCTCGACGCCGGTCTCGGCGCCCGGCTGGAGGCGGTGTGCGCCGCCGCCGGGGCGGACGGCTTCACCCATGTGCGCGACGGCCGCTTCAAGGGCGGCCACATCACCCGCCATTTCGGCCGTCCGGACGAGGGCTGGCACGCCGTCCAGCTCGAAATGGCGCAGCTCACCTACATGCGGGAGGAGCCGCCCTTCGCCTTCGACGGGACGCGCGCCGGGCGCATCCGCCCGCATCTGCGGCGCTTCGTCGAGACGCTGGCCGCCTGGGCCGACGGCAAGGACTGAGGGACCGGGTCGAGGAGACGGGAGGGACGACGATGGACCGCTTGACCGGCCTGTTCTGCGACCGCGCCCTGCTGCCGGACGGCTGGGCCGGCGACGTGGCGCTCCGTTTCGATGCGCAGGGGGCGCTGGCCGCGGTGGAGGTCGGGGCCGCCGCCGGCGACCTGCCGCGCGCCGCCGGCCCGGTGATCCCCGGCATGCCGAACCTGCACAGCCATGCCTTCCAGCGGGCGATGGCCGGGCTGGCCGAGCGGGCCGGACCGTCGGAGGACAGCTTCTGGACCTGGCGGGAGGCGATGTACGGCTTCGTCCGCCGCCTCACCCCCGACGCGGCGGAGGCGATCGCCGCCCTGCTCTACATGGAGATGCTGAAGCAGGGCTATACCGCGGTGGCGGAGTTCCACTACCTGCATCACGACACCGACGGGCGCCCTTATGCCGACCGGGCGGAGATGTCGCGGCGCATCCTCGCCGCCGCCGACACCGCCGGCATCGGGCTGACCCATCTGCCGGTGCTCTATGCCCACAGCGGCTTCGGCGGCAGGCCGCCATCCGACGGGCAGCGGCGCTTCATCAACGACGTGGACGGGCTGCTGTCGATCGTCGCGGCGATGCGCGGCGCGCTCGACGGCCGGGCCGGCCGCCGCGTCGGGCTGGCGCTCCACTCGCTGCGCGCCGTGACGCCGGAGGAGATGCGCGACGCGCTCGCCGGACTGGAGGCCATCGCCCCCGGCGCCCCCATCCATATCCACATCGCCGAGCAGACGGCGGAGGTCGACGACTGCGTCGCCTGGAGCGGCCGGCGTCCGGTGGAATGGCTGCTGGACAACGCGCCGGTGGACGGCCGCTGGTGCCTCGTCCACGCCACCCACCTGACCGGGACGGAAGTGACCGGCCTCGCCGCCACTGGCGCGGTCGCCGGCCTTTGCCCGACGACGGAGGCCAATCTCGGCGACGGGCTGTTTCCCGCCGTCCCCTTCCTGGCGCAGGGCGGGCGGTTCGGCGTGGGGTCGGACAGCCACATCTCGGTCTCGGCGGCGGAGGAGCTGCGCATCCTGGAGTATGGCCAGCGGCTGGTGCAGCGGCGGCGCAACGTGCTGCGGGCCGGGCCGGGAGCGTCGATCGGCAGCGGCCTCTATCAGGCGGCGGTGGCGGGCGGCGCCCGGGCGCTCGGCCAGCCGGCGGTGGAGGGCGGCATCCGCGTCGGTCAGCCGGCCGACCTCGTCGTGCTCGACGCCGACAACCCGAAGCTGCTCGCCCGCCGGGACGACAGCCTGCTCGACGCCTATGTCTTCGCCGGGGACGGCCATGCCGTGCGCGACGTCATCGCCGCCGGCCGCCCGGTCGTCCGCGACGGCCGCCACCTGCGCGAGGACGCCATCACCGCCGCCTACCGCCGCGCCCTCGCCGCGCTGGGGGAGGCGGCGTAGCGGGATCCGGACAGCGGGCCGTGCCGGGCGGGCGGCGGTCCGGCCGGCTCAGCCGTTGCCCATCAGCATGCGGTAGCGGATCTGGTCGAAGACGACCGCGAGGATCAGCAGCCCGCCGAGCAGCACCATCTGCAGGTAGGAGCCGATCTGCGCCAGGTTCATCCCGTTCTGCACCAGAACGATGAAGAAGGCGCCCAGCACCACGGTCTCCACCCGGCCGATGCCGCCGCGCAGCGAGACGCCGGCGATGACGCAGGCGGCGATGGATTCCAGTGCGATCGTGCCGCCCAGGTTGGCCTCTCCCGACTCCACGCGGGCGGTGAGCAGGAGGCCGGTCAGCGCGGCGACGAGCGCGCACAGCGTGTAGGCGAAGACCAGCGTGCGGCGGGTGTCGATGGCCGACAGGTGGGCCGCCTTGATGTTGCCGCCCACCGCATGGATGTGGGCGCCGGTGCGGGTGCGCGCCATCACCACCCAGATGAGGCAGACCGCCACCGCGGCCACCAGCACCGGCACCGGGACGCCGAGCCAGCGTCCGAAGCCGAAGAGGTCGGCGAACTCGTGGGGCAGGCCCGACACCGGGACGCCGCCGGTCAGGAACAGCGAACCGCCGGCCGCGACCGAGCTGACGCCCAGAGTCATGATGAAGGGCGACACGCCGAAATAGGCGACGCCGACACCGTTGGCCACGCCGACCAGCCCCGCCGCCGCGCAGCCGGCGAGCGCGCCGAGCACGATGACCGGCACCACCGCGTCGGGCAGCACGGCCCCCAGCGCCGCCATGACCAGCGCCGAGACCACCGAGGTGAGGGCGACCGTCGCCCCGACCGACAGGTCGAAGCCGCCGGTGATCAGCACCACCATCTGCCCCAGCGACACCAGCATCAGATAGACCGACTGGCGCGCCACATTGACGAGGTTGTCCACCGTCAGGAACCGGTCGGAGGCGGTGCCGAAGACGATGATGGCGGCGAGCAGGAAGAAGGGCAGCACGCCCAGCCGCAGGAACAGCGCGCGGCTGAGCGCCCGCAGGCGGGGGGACGCGGTGGTCGGGACCGGTTCGGTGGAGGAGGTGGCGCTCATGCGGGCAGTCTCGCGGCTTCGGATTGCAGGGGGACTCCGGGGGGCGGAGGATCGTCGAAGAAGTGGGCGAGGATGGCGGCTTCGCTGATGGCGTCGCCCTCCAGCTCGGCGGCGATGCGGCCGTGCGAGAAGACCAGCAGCCGGTGGGCGAGGTTCATGACCTCCGGCAGGTCGGAGGAGATCACCACCACCGCCTTTCCGGCCTCCGTCAGGTCGCGGATCAGCCGGTAGATGGCGGCGCGGGCGCCCATGTCGACGCCGACCGTCGGCTCGTCGAAGATGTAGAGGTCGTAGTCCCGGCCGAGGCCGCGGCCGAACAGCGTCTTCTGCTGGTTGCCGCCGGAGAGCTGGGCGACCGGACGGCCGCGATAGGCGGGCGGCAGCTCGACCCGCTCGGCGGTCACCTCGCAGCGGCTGCGGATCCGCCGCCAGGGCAGCAGGCCGAACCGTCCACCCGACCCCTCCAGCATGCCCTGGGCGAGGTTGTCGCGGGCGGTGAAGGCGAGCTGCAGCCCTTCGGTCTTGCGGTCGGGCGGCAGGTAGCAGGCGCCCGCCAGCATCAATGCGCGGGTACCGCGGCCGGTGACGTCCCGGCCCTTCAGCGTCACGTGGCCGGCCTCGACCGGCAGCAGCCCCATCAGGGCACGGAAGCCGCGCGACTTGCCGGAGCCGACGAGGCCGGCGATCCCCAGCACCTCGCCCGGCCGCACCTCCAGGTCGATGCCGTGGACGCCCCAGGCCCGCAGCCCCTGGACGCGGAGCAGCGGCGGGCCGGGATTGCGGGCGATGACGGGATAGACCTCGGCGATGGCGCGGCCGGCCATCATCTCCAGCAGCTCCGCCTCGCTGGTTCCGGCCATGGCGACGGTGCCGATCTTGGCCCCGTCGCGCAGCACGGTGACGCGGTCGGCGATGCGGGCGAACTCCTGCATCCGGTGCGAGATGTAGATGATGCCGACGCCGCGCGCCTTCATGCGGGCGATCACCGCGAACAGATGGTCGACCTCGCGGTCGGTCAGCGAGGCGGTCGGCTCGTCGAGGATCAGGATGCCGACCTCGCCGTGCAGCGCCTTGGCGATCTCCACCATCTGCTGCTCGGCACGGCTCAGCGTGGCGACGCGGCGGCGCGGGTCGATCGGGAAGTCGAGGTCGGCGAACAGGGCCCTGGCCCTGCGCAGCATGGCGGCGCGGTCGAGGAAGGGACCGCGGCGCGGCTCGTCGCCGAGGAAGAGGTTCTCCGCCACGGTCAGGGTGGGGACCAGCGAGAATTCCTGGAACACCGCGGAGATGCCGGCGGCGCGGGCGTCGGCGACGCCGGAGAAGCGGACGTTGCGGCCGCGCACCAGGATCTCGCCGTCGCTGGGGGCGGACACGCCGGCCAGCAGGGAGATCAGGGTGGACTTGCCGGCGCCGTTCTCCCCGAACAGCACATGGACCTCGCCGGCATGCAGGTCGAAATCGACCCGGTCGAGCGCGGTGACGCCGGGATAGCGCTTGGTCAGGGCAACGGTACGGATCAGGACGGAATGGGACATGCGGGCGTGTCCTGGATTGGGGCGGTCGCGGGCCGCCTCCGGCCCCCGGTGGTCGTGGGGGGTGGGGCCGGAAGGCGGCCCGCGTGCCGTCGCTTCGCCGCGGTTACTTCACGCTGAAGACCGGGGTGAAGGACTCCGGGGAAGGATGGCGTCGCGCGGCACCTTGTCGACGTTGGCCTTGTCGACGACGAAGATCTTCGGGCCGACATGCTTGACGAGCTCCTGCTTCTCCAGCGCGCGCACCGCCTGATCGACGGCGATGCGGCCCTGGATGACCATGGAGTCCGCAGGCGCCGCCTGGATGAAGCCGCGCTTGATGCCCTGGTGGACGCCGGGGGTCATGTAGAAGGCGATCAGGCCGATCCTGTCGGTCAGGCCGCGCTCGCGCAGCAGACCCTGGGCCGCCTCGGCGGTCACGGCGGTGCCGGCGATGTACTTCACGTCGGGAGTCGCCTGCAGCACATCCTCGACGAGGCGGAGCTGCGCCTCCTTGCCGGTGTCGCCGTAGCGCGGCTCAAGCACCTCGACGGCCGAGCCGGCGACCGCCTCGTGGAAGCCCTTGTTGGCCGCCTCCACCCAGCCGGCGCCGGCCGGGCCGGGGAACCAGCCGACCTTGACCTTGGGGCTGCCGGCGGGATGC
Above is a genomic segment from Azospirillum thermophilum containing:
- the hutC gene encoding histidine utilization repressor, with the translated sequence MSALPAAASPLYEKVKSYILGNISSGDWPADRRIPSENELSAALGISRMTINRALRELSDAGVLVRVQGVGTFIAAPKAQSDLLEINNIAEEIARRGHRHRAEVVTLERIPLPPDLRLSFESGDVTEVFHSVVVHYENDLAVQLEERFVNPLLVPDYGAQDFGRMTTYDYLVSVTPITELEHVISAISADAAIAAHLHIAPGAPCLLLHRRTWSGDRVATVNRLIYAGDRYALGSRRKTGR
- a CDS encoding amino acid ABC transporter ATP-binding protein, producing the protein MSAASDQNAATVPAAKATDPTATPMIEIANVSKSFGQTQVLRNVSLTVNRSEVVCLIGPSGSGKSTLLRCINFLETYDAGEIRIEGRLVGYTEETPRRRVPNRQLRELRRNVGMVFQHFNLWPHMTALENVAEALVQVRGLPAAEAKSRAEAVLTRVGLAERMHAYPNRLSGGQQQRVAIARVVAMEPHVILFDEPTSALDPELVGEVLQVMRDLAADGMTMVVVTHEMGFAAHVADRVAFLDGGRIVEYGTPTHVFHESAEPRVRQFLQTYHERNSF
- a CDS encoding amino acid ABC transporter permease, which codes for MDMDLISRYGPSLLSGFGMTVLCWASGTALGIVIGFVIALLQRLGWAPLNAVLRAYIEVVRGTPFLVQLFLLYYGGPSFGLQLEATSAGIVGLGIYGSAYFAEIFRGGFLAVPRGYVEAAESLGMPPGAILRRIVMPTMLVQILPTLVNMMIILTKETVVLSLLTVPELMYEAQTMAAETFASFETIFVMAVFYWLLVEVLSRLARRVEARLTHYLSAKPGTTA
- a CDS encoding amino acid ABC transporter permease, which translates into the protein MMSFTVLANNLPFLLKGAGMTIAVSLAGILLGQIIGALTCVMRLSGGRAGDLVGAVYVSFFRGVPLLIQLLLIYYMLPLIGINVPPLVAAIAALGLASGAYVSEIYRGALNAIPHGQSEAALALGFSESRIWRRILLPQAFRISIPALVNELILLLKASSLISVVGVAELTRVSQTAAATTYRHLEMYAMAGLIYLVINGCLALLGSYAERRLKTA
- a CDS encoding transporter substrate-binding domain-containing protein; its protein translation is MSYKMGAFTMFRSMTRRSGLKAALTAAVAVAAVLSAAPAAQADTLANVKAAGVLKVATEMQFPPFDMIEGETYKGIDRELIDEVAKEMGVKAEYLDLPWTSVLPGLEAKKFDLVIAPVTITKERMARYAFTIPISEATAALMKRAGDASITKPEDINGKKVGGGKGTSQLAQIKEFAAAKGLKVEFKEYVDSNQSYAELAAGRVDASVNSLPNLSYAAAQRPDTFGVVLPPFGKPTYFSWVGRKGEEDASLVAAVNEALAKINKDGRMAAIHKKWLGATSELPTTVPEPSF
- a CDS encoding UTRA domain-containing protein, coding for MTGKPAPRLAERLDGKGPLFTQLKRALARQILRGGLAVGERLPGEEQIAAHYGVSRQTAHKAIGMLAREGFLVRRRKAGTFVAAQRQGGFVLPIPDIGEVVAGWGGLYEHRILRRETVANGRNGTHWPDVAAEAPLLSVECLHLGDGVPLQLERRWINLDAVPDAAEEDFRDVPPGRWLSQHVPWSTAQHIARAVAASAEVAEKLNIDRGTACLVVERRTMHLGMPVTLVYLTAVGERFVLSGTSEPAIVAELNREDAA
- a CDS encoding isopenicillin N synthase family dioxygenase; its protein translation is MSDPGLPIIDVAALCSPDFADRREVGERIAEACGTTGFFYITGHGVPQEVIDTALAEARLFFRQPAEAKAGAAADARFRGWHAIGGALMYGASRPDFKEFFQMGLDLPETDPDVLAGQPLRGPNRWPDGPPGFRPAMEAYYRETGACGARLLRGVALALGLPESFFDARYAKPMQRTQAIYYPPQPAEMGEDQYGVAPHTDYGCITLLYQDGTGGLEAQRLDGAWVPAPPMAGSFVVNVGDLLERWSNGRFKSTPHRVVNRSGQERLSIATFYDPTYTALVDSRELLAALDLDDAPNFPPIQAGDHIQNRIAESKRHRQSIQATGQAQAGGGAAGR
- a CDS encoding SGNH/GDSL hydrolase family protein, with the translated sequence MPHIVLLGDSVFDNTAYVGGGPDVIRLLRERLPAGWQATLCAVDGAVTGSVARQLDRLPADATHLVLSAGGNDALGHARVLDEGARSVAGAVVQLAQVREQFRDDYAAMLDGVLARGLPLAVCTIYDARYPDPVRQRLVVTGLSLFNDIITRAAFSRGLPLLDLRLICDDPGDYANPIEPSVQGGTKIARAILRLMTAHDWSSPHSSVIAR
- the hutG gene encoding N-formylglutamate deformylase gives rise to the protein MEVFGFRAARRPVLVSMPHVGTALPDGFADRLVPAARGLCDTDWHLPQLYDFLEDLGVGLIQARYSRFVIDLNRPSDDTPLYSGATTGLCPSTLFDGQPLYLQGAEPDKAEVARRVETYWRPYHEALTAEMTRLRERFGRAVLFDAHSIRSVVPRLFEGRLPDLNLGTNDGRSLDAGLGARLEAVCAAAGADGFTHVRDGRFKGGHITRHFGRPDEGWHAVQLEMAQLTYMREEPPFAFDGTRAGRIRPHLRRFVETLAAWADGKD
- a CDS encoding formimidoylglutamate deiminase, with amino-acid sequence MDRLTGLFCDRALLPDGWAGDVALRFDAQGALAAVEVGAAAGDLPRAAGPVIPGMPNLHSHAFQRAMAGLAERAGPSEDSFWTWREAMYGFVRRLTPDAAEAIAALLYMEMLKQGYTAVAEFHYLHHDTDGRPYADRAEMSRRILAAADTAGIGLTHLPVLYAHSGFGGRPPSDGQRRFINDVDGLLSIVAAMRGALDGRAGRRVGLALHSLRAVTPEEMRDALAGLEAIAPGAPIHIHIAEQTAEVDDCVAWSGRRPVEWLLDNAPVDGRWCLVHATHLTGTEVTGLAATGAVAGLCPTTEANLGDGLFPAVPFLAQGGRFGVGSDSHISVSAAEELRILEYGQRLVQRRRNVLRAGPGASIGSGLYQAAVAGGARALGQPAVEGGIRVGQPADLVVLDADNPKLLARRDDSLLDAYVFAGDGHAVRDVIAAGRPVVRDGRHLREDAITAAYRRALAALGEAA